Proteins from a genomic interval of Spea bombifrons isolate aSpeBom1 chromosome 4, aSpeBom1.2.pri, whole genome shotgun sequence:
- the AKR1D1 gene encoding aldo-keto reductase family 1 member D1 isoform X2, translating into MELSAEQHRVPLSDGNSIPLLGLGTYSAPRTTPKGLCLESVKYAIDVGYRHFDGAYVYRNEHEVGEAIREKISEGKVKREDIFYCGKLWSTCHLPELVRPTLERTLKTLGLDYVDLYIIELPMAFKPGDEFYPKDENGKILYHETDLCATWEALEECKDAGLVKSLGVSNFNRRQLELILNKPGLKHKPVTNQVECHPYFTQPKLLEFCREHDVVIVGYSPIGTCRDESWVNVSSPPLLEDPLLNAIGKKYSKTPAQVALRFNVQRGVVVIPKSFNQKRIKENFQIFDFSLTAEEMKDIEALNKTIRYICSLRWSDHPEYPFLEEY; encoded by the exons ATGGAGCTGAGCGCAGAGCAGCACCGCGTCCCGCTGAGCGACGGTAACAGCATCCCGCTGCTGGGTCTGGGCACCTATTCGGCCCCCCGCACA ACTCCAAAGGGATTGTGCCTGGAATCGGTGAAGTACGCCATTGACGTTGGATACCGTCACTTCGATGGGGCCTATGTGTACCGCAACGAACATGAGGTGGGGGAGGCCATCAGGGAGAAGATATCGGAGGGGAAGGTGAAGCGGGAAGACATTTTCTACTGTGGAAAG ctTTGGAGCACGTGTCATCTGCCGGAACTCGTCCGACCGACATTAGAAAGAACTCTAAAAACCCTAGGGCTGGATTATGTGGACCTCTACATTATCGAGCTACCAATGGCCTTCAAG CCTGGAGATGAATTCTATCCCAAGGATGAGAACGGAAAGATTCTTTACCATGAGACAGACTTGTGCGCAACGTGGGAG GCTCTAGAAGAGTGTAAGGACGCTGGGCTGGTGAAGTCTTTGGGAGTTTCCAATTTTAACCGTAGACAACTGGAGTTAATTCTTAACAAGCCGGGACTGAAACACAAACCCGTTACTAACCAG GTCGAGTGCCATCCGTATTTCACTCAGCCCAAGCTGCTAGAGTTCTGCAGGGAGCACGACGTGGTCATCGTGGGGTACAGCCCCATCGGGACGTGTCGAGATGAGTCCTG GGTTAACGTGTCTTCTCCACCTCTCCTGGAGGATCCTCTTCTGAACGCGATCGGTAAGAAGTACAGTAAGACACCTGCGCAGGTTGCCCTGCGTTTCAACGTCCAACGAGGGGTGGTAGTCATCCCCAAAAGCTTCAACCAAAAAAGAATCAAAGAAAATTTCCAG ATTTTTGACTTCAGTCTGACCGCCGAAGAAATGAAGGACATAGAAGCTCTGAACAAAACCATACGCTAC ATCTGTTCACTCAGGTGGAGCGATCACCCGGAATATCCATTTCTGGAGGAGTATTGA
- the AKR1D1 gene encoding aldo-keto reductase family 1 member D1 isoform X4 has product MELSAEQHRVPLSDGNSIPLLGLGTYSAPRTTPKGLCLESVKYAIDVGYRHFDGAYVYRNEHEVGEAIREKISEGKVKREDIFYCGKLWSTCHLPELVRPTLERTLKTLGLDYVDLYIIELPMAFKPGDEFYPKDENGKILYHETDLCATWEVECHPYFTQPKLLEFCREHDVVIVGYSPIGTCRDESWVNVSSPPLLEDPLLNAIGKKYSKTPAQVALRFNVQRGVVVIPKSFNQKRIKENFQIFDFSLTAEEMKDIEALNKTIRYVELLMWSDHPEYPFLEEY; this is encoded by the exons ATGGAGCTGAGCGCAGAGCAGCACCGCGTCCCGCTGAGCGACGGTAACAGCATCCCGCTGCTGGGTCTGGGCACCTATTCGGCCCCCCGCACA ACTCCAAAGGGATTGTGCCTGGAATCGGTGAAGTACGCCATTGACGTTGGATACCGTCACTTCGATGGGGCCTATGTGTACCGCAACGAACATGAGGTGGGGGAGGCCATCAGGGAGAAGATATCGGAGGGGAAGGTGAAGCGGGAAGACATTTTCTACTGTGGAAAG ctTTGGAGCACGTGTCATCTGCCGGAACTCGTCCGACCGACATTAGAAAGAACTCTAAAAACCCTAGGGCTGGATTATGTGGACCTCTACATTATCGAGCTACCAATGGCCTTCAAG CCTGGAGATGAATTCTATCCCAAGGATGAGAACGGAAAGATTCTTTACCATGAGACAGACTTGTGCGCAACGTGGGAG GTCGAGTGCCATCCGTATTTCACTCAGCCCAAGCTGCTAGAGTTCTGCAGGGAGCACGACGTGGTCATCGTGGGGTACAGCCCCATCGGGACGTGTCGAGATGAGTCCTG GGTTAACGTGTCTTCTCCACCTCTCCTGGAGGATCCTCTTCTGAACGCGATCGGTAAGAAGTACAGTAAGACACCTGCGCAGGTTGCCCTGCGTTTCAACGTCCAACGAGGGGTGGTAGTCATCCCCAAAAGCTTCAACCAAAAAAGAATCAAAGAAAATTTCCAG ATTTTTGACTTCAGTCTGACCGCCGAAGAAATGAAGGACATAGAAGCTCTGAACAAAACCATACGCTACGTGGAACTGCTTAT GTGGAGCGATCACCCGGAATATCCATTTCTGGAGGAGTATTGA
- the AKR1D1 gene encoding aldo-keto reductase family 1 member D1 isoform X1: MELSAEQHRVPLSDGNSIPLLGLGTYSAPRTTPKGLCLESVKYAIDVGYRHFDGAYVYRNEHEVGEAIREKISEGKVKREDIFYCGKLWSTCHLPELVRPTLERTLKTLGLDYVDLYIIELPMAFKPGDEFYPKDENGKILYHETDLCATWEALEECKDAGLVKSLGVSNFNRRQLELILNKPGLKHKPVTNQVECHPYFTQPKLLEFCREHDVVIVGYSPIGTCRDESWVNVSSPPLLEDPLLNAIGKKYSKTPAQVALRFNVQRGVVVIPKSFNQKRIKENFQIFDFSLTAEEMKDIEALNKTIRYVELLMWSDHPEYPFLEEY; encoded by the exons ATGGAGCTGAGCGCAGAGCAGCACCGCGTCCCGCTGAGCGACGGTAACAGCATCCCGCTGCTGGGTCTGGGCACCTATTCGGCCCCCCGCACA ACTCCAAAGGGATTGTGCCTGGAATCGGTGAAGTACGCCATTGACGTTGGATACCGTCACTTCGATGGGGCCTATGTGTACCGCAACGAACATGAGGTGGGGGAGGCCATCAGGGAGAAGATATCGGAGGGGAAGGTGAAGCGGGAAGACATTTTCTACTGTGGAAAG ctTTGGAGCACGTGTCATCTGCCGGAACTCGTCCGACCGACATTAGAAAGAACTCTAAAAACCCTAGGGCTGGATTATGTGGACCTCTACATTATCGAGCTACCAATGGCCTTCAAG CCTGGAGATGAATTCTATCCCAAGGATGAGAACGGAAAGATTCTTTACCATGAGACAGACTTGTGCGCAACGTGGGAG GCTCTAGAAGAGTGTAAGGACGCTGGGCTGGTGAAGTCTTTGGGAGTTTCCAATTTTAACCGTAGACAACTGGAGTTAATTCTTAACAAGCCGGGACTGAAACACAAACCCGTTACTAACCAG GTCGAGTGCCATCCGTATTTCACTCAGCCCAAGCTGCTAGAGTTCTGCAGGGAGCACGACGTGGTCATCGTGGGGTACAGCCCCATCGGGACGTGTCGAGATGAGTCCTG GGTTAACGTGTCTTCTCCACCTCTCCTGGAGGATCCTCTTCTGAACGCGATCGGTAAGAAGTACAGTAAGACACCTGCGCAGGTTGCCCTGCGTTTCAACGTCCAACGAGGGGTGGTAGTCATCCCCAAAAGCTTCAACCAAAAAAGAATCAAAGAAAATTTCCAG ATTTTTGACTTCAGTCTGACCGCCGAAGAAATGAAGGACATAGAAGCTCTGAACAAAACCATACGCTACGTGGAACTGCTTAT GTGGAGCGATCACCCGGAATATCCATTTCTGGAGGAGTATTGA
- the AKR1D1 gene encoding aldo-keto reductase family 1 member D1 isoform X3, translated as MELSAEQHRVPLSDGNSIPLLGLGTYSAPRTTPKGLCLESVKYAIDVGYRHFDGAYVYRNEHEVGEAIREKISEGKVKREDIFYCGKLWSTCHLPELVRPTLERTLKTLGLDYVDLYIIELPMAFKPGDEFYPKDENGKILYHETDLCATWEALEECKDAGLVKSLGVSNFNRRQLELILNKPGLKHKPVTNQVECHPYFTQPKLLEFCREHDVVIVGYSPIGTCRDESWVNVSSPPLLEDPLLNAIGKKYSKTPAQVALRFNVQRGVVVIPKSFNQKRIKENFQIFDFSLTAEEMKDIEALNKTIRYVELLIDHPEYPFLEEY; from the exons ATGGAGCTGAGCGCAGAGCAGCACCGCGTCCCGCTGAGCGACGGTAACAGCATCCCGCTGCTGGGTCTGGGCACCTATTCGGCCCCCCGCACA ACTCCAAAGGGATTGTGCCTGGAATCGGTGAAGTACGCCATTGACGTTGGATACCGTCACTTCGATGGGGCCTATGTGTACCGCAACGAACATGAGGTGGGGGAGGCCATCAGGGAGAAGATATCGGAGGGGAAGGTGAAGCGGGAAGACATTTTCTACTGTGGAAAG ctTTGGAGCACGTGTCATCTGCCGGAACTCGTCCGACCGACATTAGAAAGAACTCTAAAAACCCTAGGGCTGGATTATGTGGACCTCTACATTATCGAGCTACCAATGGCCTTCAAG CCTGGAGATGAATTCTATCCCAAGGATGAGAACGGAAAGATTCTTTACCATGAGACAGACTTGTGCGCAACGTGGGAG GCTCTAGAAGAGTGTAAGGACGCTGGGCTGGTGAAGTCTTTGGGAGTTTCCAATTTTAACCGTAGACAACTGGAGTTAATTCTTAACAAGCCGGGACTGAAACACAAACCCGTTACTAACCAG GTCGAGTGCCATCCGTATTTCACTCAGCCCAAGCTGCTAGAGTTCTGCAGGGAGCACGACGTGGTCATCGTGGGGTACAGCCCCATCGGGACGTGTCGAGATGAGTCCTG GGTTAACGTGTCTTCTCCACCTCTCCTGGAGGATCCTCTTCTGAACGCGATCGGTAAGAAGTACAGTAAGACACCTGCGCAGGTTGCCCTGCGTTTCAACGTCCAACGAGGGGTGGTAGTCATCCCCAAAAGCTTCAACCAAAAAAGAATCAAAGAAAATTTCCAG ATTTTTGACTTCAGTCTGACCGCCGAAGAAATGAAGGACATAGAAGCTCTGAACAAAACCATACGCTACGTGGAACTGCTTAT CGATCACCCGGAATATCCATTTCTGGAGGAGTATTGA